GGTCACATGTGTTCCTAATCCAAACATAAAAAGGATCAGTGaggaaacaaataataataataataataataacaaattagttGATCATCTGTGACTTCTGTTGTGCTGTATTGTTACTTTTCAATGCATAGTTTGGACAAACAATAATAAGTAGCTTAAACAATTATCAACAATTTTTTGGTAAAATCTCACACTCTTCATTCAAACATACTTGCTAGATTTATCATCACAACAACATACATATGCACCTTTAAGTACTTTGCAGATATTAGCATCTGTTATAAGGTAATTCTCAGTCATCCAAGGAAAGAATATCTGACatttaatattattctattctattctattctattctattctattctattctattctattctattctattctattctactattcAGTGGTAAGTAATGTCTTAAAAACAGAGATACCCCAAGACCACTTTAAACCAGTAATACATTATGACTTCTCCTGCTCTTATGACTTTTACTCTTATGAAAACTAATTgcaaacaaaattttaacttgACAGCTTACTTTAAACATCCCCTATGAAAAATTCTTTATTACTTATGTTTACGGTTTTACAGACCCCAGATATGCACAATAATATGCTATGCATTTTCACATGCTAAGATTTTCTGGTTTATGTTCACTCCATTGATTAGATTGATCTCAGATTGACAGTTCATCCTGCCaattttttcttgtatttttacaaTGTGTCAAATTCACaccaaatagagaaaaatgaatACCAGTCTCATCATTCACAAGTGCTTGTCTATATTATGATACAACACAGGGTtaaatattctattctattctattctattctattctattctattcagtgGTAATAACACTAATCAGTAATAATATATCTAGCCAGATAAACACATGAGGGGGAAATAAGAGGTTCATTTCTAAATTActgttattatatttatatcatattatttatataataaatgacCCCATACATTAGcaaaaagaggacaaaatcaacAGAAGATGGGTTtaagatatttacaaatatttattacgATATAGCCTTTCAAACACTGCCATCtggtgtttaaatgtaaaatgtattctaGACCAATTTTTTTCGCCTACAATATTGATATTGTATCAACCATTTTAAGATAAATGGGCCTACATGTTCTGTGTTCACTTAAACAGTCTTGGTACTTTGGAATTCCCTTTAAACCATAAAGGCATAAATTCACAATCCCAAAGATGACATCAGTTTCAACTGAGGAATAATCCTAATGCTAATGAACACAATTTTACACATTTCTCGTAAGCTTAACTGCTCTCTTAATACCCTGTTTGTCATTCAATCTATGCAGaatatatttgctttttatgttAATGTTAAGCATCAACCGGAAGTCCACACGTGCTGTCTCAGCCGCTCCTCTGTCTTCCGCTCAGATGTCCTTGTAGCTATGGAAACTCATCAACGGCAGCATCATCCAGATTGTCCACCCCACCGTTTGGACAGCTAAGAAAATCTGCATGTAAATCATCGGCTCAAAATGGCGATCGGGCGTCAAACGCTTGCCTTGGTGCTCCTGTCCTTTCTGTGTGAGTAATATTTCTTATTCGTTGTAAATTCTTGTTGAATTAACGGACGTGTTTCCGTGTGATGGCATTCATCGCGCTGACCCCTGCCGCTGTTTTACTATCGTTTGCCAGCTTGCCATTTAACGCCAAACTGAATTCAGGGTAAACACAGTTCCCGCTCTCTAGTAAAGTAGTTTTGTAAAAATCGGATTGGATTAATAAAATTGGATTGCTCTCTGGTTTTGTATCGCACTGCACTGGATAGCATTGGCGATGTCTCAACGCATAGGGAGCTGCCTAACTGCATTTTTGGGCATTATAGGCGCGTTCGAACGTTCGAATTTGGGAATCAAAGAGGCGCGTTCGAACATTCTAATTAGAGAATCAGACGCGTTTGATCGTTTGAATTTTTAAATTATAGGTGCGTTCGAACTTTCGAATTTCATAATAATGTGCGTTTGAACTCACCAGATTCAAAATGCTGTGTATGTAATCAACTCATTCGTTTTTGAGACAGCCAATGTATTTGCtcttttttgcattcctttgcatgCTTCTTATGTTTGTGTTTGGGGTGGTCGTGTAACAGTCAAGCATGTCTCGAGAGATGTGGATCTGCATTACTGATTAAGAGTACTTTTCAGATGATTAACATCTTCaccaaacaatatactaatttaggAAGTATTTTAATTTACTCTTTCATTGTATCTGGCACAACATGTTATGGAGGTACTGTAGTAAGGTGTCATATTTCATCAGATTGGATTTAGACTATACTGATCTCATTACAATATCATATATCATCTAGATGTGTGATGTGTGAAGCGGTGTAGCCAAACTGTTTGTTTATATCAAAGATTAAACCATTTCCTTTCatgctctttttctctctctctgtctctttttaaGGATATtccatttaaaacattacaacaGACAGCTATTGTGTTGTAATTaaccacaaaatataaacaaacaactgTGGAGTGCACAGTCATAATTAACACAATGTTAATAAcggacttttttgttttttacagagtGGGATTGCAGAAATGTATTTGAGATATGGTTTTGATTGAGAATCATTGCTATACATTGGAAAGAAGCACGTGTGCATTATGTCTTGTTATTCTCCAATTAGCCTTGCTTACTCATAAAAGTTCTttagtgaaaaatatatattttgattaagCACAAACATTCTTCAGTttgatataaatacaaatatttataactttattctTGCTTCCATAAAGTGACTGCATGCTTCTCAGTGGTGGATAATGTAGCATGTCTAATGCGGAAATGTCAACAGCAGAtgtaaaaatagaccatgatgcaTGCGATGGTAAAGTCAGCCTTGGAAATGTCACCGGAAACCTTCGAGTCATCAGATACAGCTGTTAAAATATGACTCTTGCTCCAGTCTATTCGATGAATTGAACTGTTCTGGAGAAAAGTACCCAGTACATTAACTGATGCTTGGACAGCCTAAGTGATAAAACACCACAGATGTTTGGTTTGGTTTCTCACCATGCTCTGCAAAGGTCCATATGGTAAGATTTTAATCTGATGCTAAAACCACAGATTATCACATATGGATCACTGTAAATACACTCTGTGTACCTCATGAGATTagacaaaagtgaaaaatgcatttgaaaatagTAAAAGCCCTAAAGCCCAAATTGATTTCTCATATGAGCCAACTCTTTTGCATTTACGCTTTGCCATATAGTTTGTTTCatattcacctttttttataTCACACTGCATAACCTTTTTTGGTTGGTGTAGACAGACTGGAACCAAAAACATAGAGGCTCTTCTAAATCTGTCCATGGATTTTGAGCAGAAATTTGTTCAGTTCTGGGTATAGTTTCACCAAGGAAGTATAATCTTCCACTTTGCTTTCCATTAACACTACAAATCACAAGATaatgatttgttgttgttgttttccatgGTAATTgcacagaaataaaaaagaaaaactgtagTTCAACAACTACTGTATGTTTGAAAATGAGGTCATTATTACAATAAATTGATAATGTTGTTAAGAGCTCAAAAGTGCATTTCCAGCAGCTTTGTCTGATAGAAGTAAAACAGATTATATCAGgatgtaaatatttaataaaaccaataaatcatTGCTTTTCTGCATGAGAGTAACAAGTCTGAGTTTGTTTCACATTATATAGATTTTGAGTGGAAACGtgattaattgtcatgaaaataatgcttCTTTTCCTTTATGCTAAATTAAAACTTTTCTTGCCATTAAATCTCAACCTGTAGTGGAAGTTATAAAGCAGAGTTAATATATTTGTGGCATCTATTGCAGGTCACAGTGCAGCATTTGCTGTAATACTCAGAACAACTGAAAAATCTGTGTGGGCCAATGAATTTGAGTGTAAGTTGAAACTTATccatggtgctgtttttaacaaatatattttactcATTTGTGTATAattgataataaaaaatgttttgtttctttacagcCATTGAGTTGACCTGTTTGATAGAGTCAATCTCTACAAACAATCCCAGGATTGAATGGAAGAAAATCAAAAATGGTGTTCCCAGCTATGTCTATTTCCTAAATAAAATTTCAGgtaatgtattcatttatataaaGTTATTTAGTTGTTGACAGTATTTATCCCTACTCTGATTAAAAGACTcacattgctggtcaccagcatattatgtgttttggatgctgggcCCTGGTAAGGAGTTATTTTATGCTGGTTTCTCTTAATAGAAAGAGCATGCTGGTCAATTGGCATTTTTTGCTGGTGAATAATATGGCTATGCTGGACCACCAGCTAGACTAGCATAAACCAGCTTGAACCATTATGGGACTGCATGCTTGTCTTTTCAACCAgctaaattaaactaaactgtTTCATGTTTTCAGGTGACTTGGAGCACAGAGCATTGCTTAGAGAGCCCGCAAACCTTCTGATTCTGAATGCCACCAGATCAGATTCCGCAGAGTATCGCTGTGAGGTCGCAGCCATCGATGATCAGAAGCCCTTCGATGAAATATTGATCAGTCTGGCAGTCAGAGGTGCATCTCAGGTTTAGATTTACACAGCCAGTTGAAGCTTGTAGCTTGAGTTTTAATCCACAGAAACAGTTCTTGCTGATGTCACTGCTTGATGTTGCACTGATCTGCCCCATGCAAAGACTGATTGTACTATCCGGAAAAAGAGGTTTCAGTGGGCTTGAGGGCAGAATGAATCCTCTGAGCTGATCGACATGATTCCTATGATTTCTCTGCATGCACAAAACTGTCTCAGATTATAATCATGGTCTTAATGTTTGGGAGTGTATAGCTGAGATTGAATTTGATGCCGCACAGCATTAGATTTAATGCTAATGCTGCTTCCCTCGTGCAGTATTTTAAACCTTACTTAAAGTACAATCTCTTCCCATTCTTATCGTGATAAGGTTTTAGTGCTGAAAAATTTGTAAACAAAGAAAGCTGAAATATTTCAGATGCCGAATTAGCAGTGTTGTTTTGGATGTGTTGCAGTGAAGCCAGTGATGCCCAGGTGCAGTGTTCCAGAGGCTGTAACAGTGGGCTCCACAACAGAACTACGATGTATTGAAAACGAGGGCTTTCCTCAGTCACAGTACCAGTGGTTCCGTAACAACGAGGAACTACCAGAGGACCCAAAAACCAGTGTCAAGTTCTACAACTCTTCATACATCATGAACACAGAGACTGGTTCACTCGTACGTAGTTTGTTTTGCTATCATGCTAAGTAGAAACAATTAAAATTACTTACATTGTTCTCTGTGTgtagtgtgtaactttttcagtgtttctCCTATCTTAGCTTAATATGCAAGAGACATCCATTCAAAAGCCATTCGTAGGTTAATTTTTAGACTCTATTCTATAAcaaaatagggatgcaccgatgtcaCTAATTCTCTTCCGGAAATTtcagtatcggccgatccgataccagtgttgttgtttttttttgcataatcagtttagaatatctttacattattgtgtggaactaattgggtgtacacttttatatgtaaagaaacacaaacctctaactacatattattttaatataaatgtatagcttattaagaaaaacattatttttaactcgtttactggataatgtagcagcaaaattaacagtaattccaggaaagtcatcagtagaaaagaagccttttttttttttgcaaattagttttctgtatctggactttaaagtattcagatctcttttttcaTTCACAGtaatttttggaacccattcaactgaaatattattaatataatataataataataatatattagaatagtaatatatagtgatattacggagcccccgaagtgacctgtgcaaaaaaaaaaatctaagagactttctcGTGCgcacaagtctattgcttgattagtgtcctttggaagatcaatgcgtgtctcagccatgacagtattacaaatgtcatagacagtaatgtctttgtattgaaggccaagtttaaaatatatctctataaattcatgcacatccatgctctcagtatctttgagtaaatgactGATTGCAATGAAGCAattggaaaagagctatacacacacaccagaaactgtaacgcgtgtgcacgcgaaagtatctcgtgcgcacgcgaaagtctcttagatttttttttgcacaggttaCTTCGGGGGCTACGTATgatatatctcaatcatgcaactttaacttttaaaccctcacgcttttattttgacattctgaactctccaggaagtcctgtatgtgtctgtttgtaggcaagttcacagtagtttaattcgcttcttattcaaattctggtaaaaaaaaaaaaaaaaagcacctccagtgccgttctaaatgcataatataagtgaaccgaactattgagcatctacatctaagATGTTGTTCGTAAGTAGCACTCAAATGCTGcgcaccgcgtgaaggctaaaaatagccgcgagtgtgtatgtaaacagagcagcggcattcaataaaagcatatatttacttataaaacacagccttttgtgattcacagagctatcgcacgttttcaagtggctttgaattaaatgcacgagtcatatgtactactttaattgtgttattatggttcttttatgtcattttttgatcttgacagtaacgaacatgactaacacacagtatcggatttggatcggtctggtcggaccgatacccgatctatttaaaaacatcagtatcggagccgataccgatccaggtattggatcggtgcatccctatgaCAAAccctattttaaaaacaatgcaagCATGCAAGCTTTTGTAAACAAGCTCTTCTCACTAATTCTGGGTTATTTCACACCAAAACCCATCGTAtgcattcagaagacttggaatatgacgcacaAGCCGCATTAactgcttttatgatacttttggttgttttgttttacaatcactatcaactgccattctATTGagaaaacagatgaatattttttgcatttgcaTAAGATGGGTTTGGAttgacatgagggcgagtaaatactgacagaactttcatttttgtgtgaatttttcCTTCAAGTTCAAATCAAGTATGGGAatttttcccccaaaaatgaatattctgacttccttttgtggaacacaaaaggagaaattttcaAGAATGTACTGGTCACTGTTTTCCATTACAATGAACGGTGACTGGAAATTTTAAGCATCAAAAAAGCTTcaaaagcaccacaaaagtatCAGTAAAAGTCCTCTGAAGCTTTGAAGTTAAAATAAGAGGCTTGGATTGAGTTATgtgtttctgtttttaaataaccaaTTTATTTTATGTGTGAAGATTGTACTGTTACATTATGGAATAATTAAGTTGCATTTGACCAGTTCACTATAATCTGCGCTTGCTCAGTGTTTGATTTGTTTATGGTCCACAGAAATTCCGGACTGTGAAGAAAGAGGATGCTGGAGAATATCATTGCCAGGCCATGAATGAGGCTGGATCTTCAAAGTGCAGTCCACAGCCCATGGAAGTCTGTAAGTGCAGGGGCTTTAAACTACcaattcagttttttatttgatttggggggggtctccctttttctccccaatttggcatgccccaCTCCCAGTGTTCTCTACTTCCTCATGGTGGCAAagttacttgcctcaatccgggtgatcaGAGTAccgatctcagttgcctccacttctgagactgtcagcCCACGCATCTTAACATGTGGATTGATGAATATGTTACCATGAAGACATAGTGtgtatggaggctcatgctattcacGTTGGCATTACAACTCACCaaatgccccaccgagagcgagaacaaccATTGCAACCACGAGGTAGGTAACCTCACATGACTCTACTCCagcttggctggagtcactcaccacaccctggaaTCGACCATGTAACtccttacctaggcgcagatcaatgtgaagtagagggtgcatccgcaCCTGTAAcagttgtcaccttgtacttttcgctTGCAGCAATTTTTCTCCATTtgcgcttgtctttcaagagtttatcgtaaaatgcagagcagtcctgTCCAAAATGAAGACGTACGAAAAACATTGCCTTTATGACTGTTACACTGAATCGAGACTTATCCAGTGTCCATGCtgtgttcattaatgagaacacacactccacagatgcagatgtcccaagcaggcataaaacaaactccacaatCTTGGCTAAGACTCCTAAGTTGATGGTCTTAATCTCCAGCTCACAAAAaacgtctgtccatctctcagacaagGGCGCCTTGTTCATGCCCACTCATCAGAGCGTGGTTTTGTCAGTCAAACTGAGAGTGGGGATTCTGGGGTAGAAGTGTTCAAGGTTGCTCTGAATGTCTCCCCACCCTGGGATGTCTCTCAggagggcccactcaagtttttctgcgTTCTCTaatgagcggctccaattttggaggtaatccaccgatgctgTCCTAGGAAAAACGGGAAGTCTAGCCACCCTACCTCTAACTAGGGCTGGgagatatattgaatattaacaatataatcaagataattttgctgacgatgtaaaattgaccaatatcgtgaatatcgcgatgattttaatgtgctttcatttggccattaagGTTTATAAAGAGaacatcagtagactaatttcacgatgcttcagggctgcacaatttaacaaaataacatcaaaatggcaaGTTGGTCATTTGTGATGtttaatccacaaaaggctgcgatttaaagacagataaacagtctgtgtgtgattcagaacaaaccagTGACGCGTGCATCATGAAATCAAAGTAATGCCGGTTCAAGCATTcgcgcaattccaaacattagtaacagtctccgaggtgtcatgcacaatgagccacatgattagatgcacggattgactgtctcagaagtggaggcaactgagacttgtcctccaccacccggaatgaggtgagtaaccgcgccaccacaaggacctactaagtagtgggaattgggcattccaaatgtaaaaatattgagtgtaagtttataactttatgctttgtgttatattaccctggatcagtttttgaaaaatgtattaccacagctgcaagggagtttctattacagctgctgagagagtgacagtaaatttggcatcttctcccatctgactgtcttaatccaACACTCTATTTGTTTTtccttctggaaagtcattccaATGTAagtggatttttttgttttgttcttggaGCAAATAGGTAAGTGAAAATGATTTTTGCTGTGGTCTCTCATTCACTCCTATTCAccgctgtcaaagtttaccctgcaattgtttacttctgcattccaaaGAGTGTGAAAAAGGTGTATTGCCTTTTCTGTGTCTAAAGCGTGTGTCTCCCTGTGAATCTTAAGTATATACTGCAGTActttcggtgtcaaaataaaagcccccccCCAGGTAAAGATGAAGTAAACAGTACAGAGATATATCATTTTTGTATAAcgcaaatctaataatcagaataataatgataattcagcattatattataataataataaacctgatCTGTCCCACACATGCAATGTTCAACTGGGGATTCAAAAATAAGTCAGTGAACTAGCTTTGCacagtaaaacaaacatacataGTAAAGCTACAATGTATCATTGTGTATGAAGTGcatattaatgaaaattattgaatttcattctctcttgtgtttgtttaatgaaaaatgaattattcgatttttatttaatgtatttaaaatacagtacttaatctacttggctacaatgactgtttggatgaaattatggtttctctgataaaacaaacaaaaaaacaaacacttttgagccattttagagcaaatacattattatcgagatatatattgaatatcgtcAATAGGATGAAAAATGTAGAGATATAATTTTAATCTCTATGCCAATCTCTAAACCtatacctaaccatcagtggaatgTTAGGGGGAGAAGCAACCTCCGAGTCtggcttgtcactgattatgcaaacacatgTATCCCACGATGCTGACGCAAGATGCTTCTAatcagaggttaaattgggccggagcgcaccggagcgcagctccgcctcctcgtgtccacaacacaccctgccggagctcagctccgtctccttcagcaccaaatattgttattccacttgaattatttttaatctcctgactcctgacaaatacatggcatatgagactgaataatatacacagagacacccaggctacatggaattatcagacgtcataaatgcattaatcgctgatTCAGCACCCCGCCCAGTTTTCCCACagccatcaagggaaaactgtcacaattctaagcataacagcgacgttaccatggaaacccgctaacggctagagcgatcgaatatatcctgctcctgtctgtacctttatctcagtgtttctcaactggtttttacttcaggacagattttatattggacatcaagtgtcgacctgccatagattaaacataacctgtatttaat
The sequence above is a segment of the Xyrauchen texanus isolate HMW12.3.18 chromosome 38, RBS_HiC_50CHRs, whole genome shotgun sequence genome. Coding sequences within it:
- the LOC127631379 gene encoding junctional adhesion molecule 3B-like, translating into MAIGRQTLALVLLSFLCHSAAFAVILRTTEKSVWANEFESIELTCLIESISTNNPRIEWKKIKNGVPSYVYFLNKISGDLEHRALLREPANLLILNATRSDSAEYRCEVAAIDDQKPFDEILISLAVRVKPVMPRCSVPEAVTVGSTTELRCIENEGFPQSQYQWFRNNEELPEDPKTSVKFYNSSYIMNTETGSLKFRTVKKEDAGEYHCQAMNEAGSSKCSPQPMEVYDLDIMGIFFKVLGGVVAFIFVTVGICQIQKSGYCSCKDHRETDYKLPQHESRMDYASPDEGHFRHKSSFVI